The genomic window AGAGAACAAATTATGAAACACGGTACCTGCAACACTGTCTACACACACTCAACATTATCTACACTGCATTCATCGTTCTCTCTGCACCTCCTCTCACACAGGACAGTGGGAGAAACCCTTCGATAGTACCGACACACACAAGGCAGACTTCTATGTGGACGAAAATACCAAAGTTCAGGTGGACATGATGAAGAGGCTGGGTCGCTACGACTTCTACCAGGACCATGATAACCACACTAGCATCATCATGCTGCCATACAAGGGCAACACCTCCATGATGATCGTTCTGCCTGATGAAGGAAAGATGCAGGAGGTGGAGGCCGCCATCAACAAGGACTACGTCAGGGACTGGCACGACAAGCTCAGGAGGATGTAAGACAGCAATTTGAATTTGTTGGGAATCCTTACCCTTACAGTTATAAATGTGCTGTTGATTCTTCACAAACATGTTGGTATTTAAAGTCACATAAGAAGGGCTTTCATGCAGAGACACTGCATAATCAGTGATAGCATGAAATAACCTGGTAAACTAGTGAGTCAGAAAACAGGTTGTACTTGATTTGTCCTTCTGACACTGCTCATGTTCTGTGTATCTCAGGTCTGTCGATCTGTTCCTCCCCAAATTTTCTATCTCTGCCGAAGCCTCCCTGGGTGACACACTTAGAGAATTAGGAATAACTGACGCTTTTGCAGACAACGCTAATTTCTCTGGCATCTCTCTGGAGGAAAAACTCAAAGTCTCAAAGGTAGGATCAGCAATCATGCCTTCACGTGTTAGCAACTGCAACCGAAACAACTGTTTTTCTACAAAGACATGCTTTTTTCTAGCTCATTACATCTGAAGGTTTCCAAGACGCATGTCCTAAATAAACTAGACACTGACTTTCTCTTCCTGGTTCCTCTACAGGTCTCCCACAAGGCTGTGCTGAGCGTGGATGAAGCaggaacagaagcagcagctgccacCACCATTGAGATCATGCCCATGAGTTTGCCCGACACCATGACAATCAACAGACCTTTCCTGATGTTCATCCTGGAGCATTCTACAAGGAGCATCCTCTTCATGGGCAAGATCACCAACCCTACAGCCGAATAAAGCTGCTAGTAGACAGACATTGCAGTAGGTTTTATTAGATTTGGGACATTTATTCCGCTCAGTGTCGCTCAGCATCTGAAGGTCCGGTCAAGACATTGACGGTAACAACAGATCAATATATGACAGAAATGTTGATTAGTCAATCTGTTTGCTATCACCATGACATGTATCACCCTATATACTGCTTCAGACATACTTTTGTATGAGGTACAGGTAATAAAGAACATAAGTAGCTACTTGGCACTTGAAGCATCTGCTGGCACACAGAACCAactttttcattatgttttaacatgaagtgaaataaagacaaaagctgGCATTGCATGTTATTTCGTGATTCTAAATACCTATTTATGCtgattaatacatttaaaaacaacatggGAAATTAATGAGTTTGTAATGAATCCGCTCATTCTAGCTGCTAAAGCCACTGGTGTTGAAGTAAAACAAGAGAGAACTATTATCACAAAGCAAAACTATTTGTCCTCTGACAATCATCAGTCTCACAACTGACTTGCACCTCTCATGGTAGCATAGACATTAATCTTAAGCTCCCACCACAGATTCTCAATAGAATTGAGATCTAGGCTGTGAAAAACCCACTCTGGGATTTTGGTGTCCAATGCTTGgagtcattgtcttgctggaatACCCAGTGGCTCTGTCTGGCACCTGATTTCTTTACACTATCTCCTTTCTGAGTTTGAGACTGCTTTCTTTTTTGGATTGCGCTTCTTACAAAGAAGCTCTTGTCAGAGCGGCCCCTCTCACTAAAGCATTCAAGTGCCATCGCGGTCCCTtaagtaaagttaaatgttgaaCTTATGGTttgaaggaaataaataagATTATAGCACATGGTAGCTAATTGCCAgggaaaatgaaaagctttgTTTGATTCTACAAAGGGGACTAATAACCAGCATTTCTCAACTCCCCTCACTGCATGACTTGAGTTATATCAGGAATCTGGTCCTTGTTAATTTTTAATAGAGCTGTCCTCTGCCATTATATACTGTTACGGTGACATTTCTGCAGCAAAGGAGACTCTAACAATAACCATTGCTCTACACTGAAATATGCTGAGTGTTCAAAATTCTTTCAGATTGTACACGTACATTTATTAAGTTTGTGACATTTGGAATTAGTAAAATTCACATATATGATCGTATGTCATGTTTAATGAGGTACTGAGCCACTAGCAAGTAAGTTGAGCAGGCGCAGATAAGTACATTAACTGTGTGGTACACAACACACATTGGTGAACTCAGCAACATCAAAACGCTGGAAGACCATTGAAAACAACTGTGATTGATGACAGAAGAATTCTTTTCCTGATGAAGAAAAAACTCTTAACAGCAGTTGTGAAGATCAAAAACCCCCTCGAGGAGATAGGAGTGTCTGTGCTGTATGTCAACAATCAGAAGTACGTTTGTAACAAGAGGATGTGTGACAGGCTGTAAACCATTGGTAAATCTAAAAAACAGGAAGATCTGGTTAGatctaattaaaacaaagtCCACCTGGATCACCATCATATGAGACCTACTTGCACAACATTTTTGATTGATTTCAGATGCACTGTGGTGGTATACAAAGCCAAAATTATGACAATTTAATGAATGTACCTGTGAAAAATTGCTTTAGTAAAAGTAAATTGACACATTGAGCTTCAGTTGTGAAtcaggtgggggtgggggtgggggtaaTCACTGCACAGAGAGAATCAGACTAAACATGAAGAAAGTAAAGTTGATCATAAAATGTTCAGGTCAAACttagttttagtatttttttaaaggtcaAATAAATTCAGAGTCACCAAAAGTCATAAAAGTGCCAATGAAACCAGAATGATAAAAACTAAAGGCTTCCTACACAGTATGGTGGGGCATCCACAAGTGCCTCACAGACCCTTTCCCAACTGTCTATTTTAGTGCATCATTTTAGCATCTGAATTGTCCATAAAGTAAACTATACAGCATTGTTGTGTGAGTCAGCACAGCACCAGCTTATTTAAAACTTATTCTAGtcaaaaatgttaataaactgtagctttaattaTTCCCAATCTACAAGGCATCTCACTGCATACTGTAATGTGGATGTGAAAAATACAATTGAAACTTGAAATCTGAGATAATCTCCATTTAAAACCATAGCTACATGTGAGTTTTGGGTTTTATCAGTGAAGATAAACTTGTTAAATTTTAATAGAAGTGTCAACTGACTCTGACCCCTTCAGTTTTAACTTGGGAAGCTTCTATCAAACTGTACCACAGAGGACACTGACACggctgacactgacactgacttcTCTGTTAAACGTTTAGCatttgtgtacattttcagGACTTTCACTTGAATTGAGGACGCAGGAAGGTTGGTTATTTTGAAATACCTACCTAGGTATTGATGCTATTTAGGTTGGATATTGTAATCTACTATTGTGACCTTACACGATCAAGTTAatctaaaagcttttttttttcttatggaCAGATAAAGATGTCTGGTGTCTTTGTTAGCTGTGCTCTCTCAGCACTGCTGATCTCTGTAGCCTTGTCAGACCaacctcaccaccaccaccaccaccaccaagaAAGCGAGCTGAGCTTCCAAAAGCTGTCCTCCCCTAACGCTGACTTTGCCTTTGCCCTCTACAAAAAACTGAATGCCAAGGCTACTGCTGGAGAAAACATCTTCTTCTCACCTCTAAGCATCTCCACCGCCCTGTCAGCTCTGTCTACAGGAGTCAGAGGTAAAACCCACAGCCAGCTGTTCTCCAGCTTGGGCTACAGCATCTTCAACCAAACTCAGGTCAATGAAGTGTACAAACATCTTCTCCACAAACTTGGCCAAAACCTGAAGAATGAGCAGTTGGATATTGGCAACGCTTTGGCCCTGCGTTCTGACTTCATTCCCTTGGAGAAATTCCTGAGGGATGTGAAGCACTACTACTCTGGGGACATCTTCAGCGTGGACTTGACCAAACCTGACGCTGCTGTGGCTGAAATCAACACATACATTGCTAATAAAACCCATGACAAGATTAAAGATATGGTAAAGGAACTGGAGCCAGATATGGTCATGATGCTCATTAACTATGTCTACTTTAGAGGTAAGTAGTAGTTCACGTCTTTTTTAGTTAGtctagttagttagttaagtTTAACAGTCCGGAAGGACACATACACTCATATATACAGAtgcaagaaaaaatatttgaaccctttggaatttattggttttctgcattaatttgtcataaattctGATCTGTTTAAAGTAAGTCAAGagtataatatgtaataatgtgtaaactaataacacaaaacattctgatctttctgtttttattgagaacagtATATGAACCCTTTTAATACTGACcttaaaaaaagctaattggagtcaggtgttggcacaagttaagaaaatttgtttggTGGTTGGACTAGAGCTACgtcaactgacaaaaaccaaTTTCTTgcgcagaagaagaaaatgcttatgtgagccagTCTGCAGTTGGCAAAcaatggagacactttgggactgtggctactctactaagaagtgggcagccagtcaaaatgaccccaagagcacttacacaacacacacaagcaccccagagagacagccaaagatttgaaggcatcattggaactggctaacatctgtgttcaggTCCTACATGTtctacagtagataaaacattgaacaagcaggcTTTCTATAGCAGTTTACCACaatggaagctgctgcttaccaTAAAGAACATTACTGCACACCTGAGGTTTGACAAAGAGCTAAATAGTttgtagactgatgaaactaagattgaactattaCAATTAAAGGACGTAAAGCAGCATagcactgcatatcatcacaaagacatcatcccaatcataaagtatggtggaggaaacatcatgagttgggcctgctttgctgcatcagggcctggccagctcGCAGGTATTGGGGTTAAGATGAATTCCCAAAGTTATCAAAAATCctacaggataatgtgagaatgtctgtacatcagctgaaactctgtagaagttagGTGATGCAACAGGAAAATTAACACAGAAGCAAgtcctctctttgtctcttgaCTGCCTTACACAGGACTGTGGAAGAATCCTTTCAGCAGACACAAGACAAACAGTGCAGAATTCCATGTGGACAAGAATACCACAGTCCAGGTGGACATGATGAGTATGCATGATGACTTTAAAGTCTACCGGGATGCTGACAACCACACCACCATCATCATTCTGCCTTACGAGAGTAAGACCTCCATGATGATCGTCCTGCCTGATGAAGAAAAGATGCAAGAGGTGGAGGGCTCCATCAACAAGGACTACGTCAGGCACTGGTGTAACTCAGTCTCTGACAAGTAAGAGGAATCTAATTAACTTTGCCCTTAACTGCTGTGTCTGACAGGTAGcactgcattattttaaaatgtatgtcaAGAACAACAATGAGTGATAATGAGTGGCTGGATGACAGGAATGTGAAAATTAGACGAGCTGTAGTTTAACTGTATGCTTCAGGCATGTTGACACTGGTGATGATCTGTGTTTCTCAGTTATGTAGAGCTGTTCTTGCCAAGATTTTCCATCTCTGCCGAGGCCTCTCTGGCTAACACGCTGAAAGAAATGGGCATAACTGATGTTTTTGATCATAACGGCGACTTCTCTGGTGTGTCTGAGGAGGTCAGGCTGAAAGTCTCGAAGGTAGGATCATCATCAAGGTCATAAGGTGTGGGAATATTGTACACCATATAATCAGAAGTCCAGGATAAGTGGTGTATTTACACATCCTTATAGAATATTTTCAAACCAAATAtagtaaaagacatttttttcctGCACTTGCACCATGTTTCTCATCTTTTGTTTCCTTCACAGGTGTCTCACAAGGCTACGCTGAGTGTCACTGAGTTGGgaacagaggcagcagcagccaccacCATTGAGATGGTGTATTTATCAGCAATCTTGTCACCATCCATAGAAATTAACAGACCATTTTTGCTCTTCATCTTGGAGAATTGTACAGAGAATCTTCTCTTCATGGGAAAGATCAACAATCCCACAGTGATGTAAAGAAT from Anabas testudineus chromosome 24, fAnaTes1.2, whole genome shotgun sequence includes these protein-coding regions:
- the LOC113149662 gene encoding alpha-1-antitrypsin homolog, with the protein product MSGVFVSCALSALLISVALSDQPHHHHHHHQESELSFQKLSSPNADFAFALYKKLNAKATAGENIFFSPLSISTALSALSTGVRGKTHSQLFSSLGYSIFNQTQVNEVYKHLLHKLGQNLKNEQLDIGNALALRSDFIPLEKFLRDVKHYYSGDIFSVDLTKPDAAVAEINTYIANKTHDKIKDMVKELEPDMVMMLINYVYFRGLWKNPFSRHKTNSAEFHVDKNTTVQVDMMSMHDDFKVYRDADNHTTIIILPYESKTSMMIVLPDEEKMQEVEGSINKDYVRHWCNSVSDNYVELFLPRFSISAEASLANTLKEMGITDVFDHNGDFSGVSEEVRLKVSKVSHKATLSVTELGTEAAAATTIEMVYLSAILSPSIEINRPFLLFILENCTENLLFMGKINNPTVM